From the Pseudomonas monsensis genome, the window CATCCTGCGCGACGAATCCATGCACCTGAACTTCGGCATCGACGTGATCAACCAGATCAAAATCGAAAACCCACACCTGTGGGATGCCGAAATGAAGGAAGAAGCGACCCAAATGATCCTGCAGGGCACGCAGCTGGAAATCGAATACGCCCGTGACACCATGCCTCGCGGCGTACTGGGCATGAACGCGGCGATGATGGAGGACTACCTGAAGTTCATCGCTAACCGTCGTTTGTCGCAGATCGGTTTGAAAGAAGAGTACCCAGGGACGACTAACCCGTTCCCTTGGATGAGCGAGATTATGGACTTGAAGAAAGAGAAGAATTTCTTTGAGACTCGGGTTATTGAGTATCAGACTGGTGGGGCGTTGAGCTGGGATTAATTGAAAACTATACACTAATGCCGCAAACCAAAATCCCCGCTATAAGCGGGGATTTTTATAGGGATTATTATGGCTAAACCTAGGATTTTTATCAGCTCCACTTACTTTGACTTGAAGAACGTTAGAGCTGACCTCGAACGTTTCGTCAAGAGCCAGGGATATGACCCTATATTAAATGAAAGGGGTCATATACCATACGGCAATAAAGAGAAGCTAGAAGAGTATTGCTATAAAGAAATCCAGCTTAGCGACATCTTAATTTCAATAATTGGAGGAAGGTTTGGCTCGCAATCAAAATCCGACTCACACTCTATATCCAATACAGAACTAAGAGTTGCAATCGAACTAGGAAAACAAGTCTACATTTTTATTGATAAAAACGTTCACAGCGAATTCAGAACCTACGAAAGAAACAAAGAACACAAAGAAATATCATACGCCTCTGTGGATGATAGAAGAATATTCAATTTCATCGAGGAAATACAAAGCTTACCAATCAACAACCCTATTGCAAATTTTGAGACAAGCTCGGATATAACCGAGTACCTAAAGGAGCAATGGGCCGGATTATTTCAGAGACTGCTAACAGAGCATTCTAAACAGCGGGAAATCACTGCGCTCGACGAAATAAAATCAACATCCAAGACTCTAAATCAGTTAGTAAATTTTTTAATAGAAGAACGAAAAAATGGCGATCAAGCATTCAAGGAAATTCTGTTAGCCAACCACCCTGCATTCAGTGAAATACGATCACAACTGGGAATAACATATCGAGTTTTTTTCTGTAACAAAAAGGAGCTCGACGAACTACTCAAGGCGAGATCTTTTATTTCAGTGCCCTCTGAATACTGGGATGAACCAGAGTACTGCGAGTGGATCAACTCGAAAACCTCGCCAAATCAATTATTAAAAATAAGTAAGTCCCTGTTCGACGACGAGAACAAATTAAAAATACTAACTCCAGACCAGTGGAATGAATCTCTAGTTAAAATAGTGGACCACATCCCACCTGATGAGGATGACGAGTCGGACATTCCTTTTTAAAGAAGACCAATCAATTCAAGATTTGCCACGCCCCTTTTTTTTAAAAAACGAGGGGCATATTTTAACTATTCAATCAAAAGAAAATAAATAAATAAATAAAACCAGGACACACTGCGCACGATATAATTTCAGCCCCCCCTAAAATATCAGAATGACATATCAAGAACGCCCTCCCCCAACTATCCTAACCGAGAGAAACCACCACCTCACGAAATCTCCAACATTACCAAATCAAAACAAACCCATGATATATACCCGCAAGTCAAATATAATTCACTCACCACTGTATATGCTAGAAAGATTCATACCAGCACCCAAAGCTTTCTCCCCCACATATAAACCAATCGATTCCAAGCGTACCACCAACTTGCTCCTGACAATGGCAAGTCTGCAATCAATGTCACTCCCCCTCTCTTCCATGGCCTCTTCTCTAAACCCGTCACGTTTTCTGCGTACATGGTATTGGTCATATGAACAAGCACATAGTCAAAAACTAGACAAGGATCAGCGCCGAGCTTTGTAAATTGGCTATTTCAGGCACCCCATAAAGCAGTTGAAACACAATAAAACTAATCACTCTCAAGGCAAACAACGAGAGAAAACCTTGAAATCGTAGGATCTCGCTCAGACGATTTACTCCACGGCGATAGCTAAGCGATACGCGTGTAAGATTCATAGCAGGATTCATCTTTATTTATTGTAGGAATTTTCCTAGACAGGGGTAATCCGCACTCAGTATCGTTAGAGGTTTATGAGCCTCGGCAATTGTATGGATACCTCGAAAGAAAAGACTGGCTGGAGCGATGAGGAGCTAGAGGCTTCGGTAGACGCTTATCTGAAGATGTTGACTCTTGAGCAGCAAAACCAACCATTCAAAAAGGCAGACGAAAACCGTCTATTGCGTGAAGGCCCGCTAAACAAACGCAGTGCCTCCTCCGTCGAGTACCGCATGCAGAACATCTCTGCGGTGATGGAGCAATTGGGGCAGCAGCGAATTACTGGCTACGTTTCGGCAAAGAACCTTGGTTCTGGCGTTAGTAAACGGATCAAGGAATTCCTCGCGAAGAAGGGCATCCACGCATTACGAAAAGGCGAACAGCGGGCCATTACATTTACTCCTCTTCAGTTGGTCGAGGTCAATGCGCCTCAAAAAAATGAAGTGCCAGTGGGTGTTCTAAACCCTAAAGAGACGACCTCCACTGTCGTGAGACTTGCCCGCGCCCAGAGCGTAAAAAAATGGGTACTCCAGCACTCCCGAGGCATTTGTGAAGGTTGCGGGCAAACCGCACCATTCGTTAGCGCAAACGGCCGCCCCTTTCTTGAAGTCCATCATGTTAAGCACCTTATTGATGGCGGAACCGACCGCATATGCAACACGGTCGCGCTGTGCCCGAACTGCCATCGTCGTTGCCACCATTCCAGCGATAAAAAAGAGTTCACCGCTGAGTTTTATAAGAAAGTCGAGCGGTTGAGGCCTGAATAGAGGATCAAACTTGTGCCGAGGAATCCCAGCATCCTAAAGGCTCTGCACTGACACCCAAATCAAACAGCGAAAACTCCCAACCTCATCCAAGACCCGTCCTACAGCCTCAATTCATCACCTTCGTTAACGTCGCCCGGCTTCTTTCCGGCGGACCGAAAAATGAACGAAAGGATGATCAGTGGCTGGCAAAAAGGATATTCCCCGGGTCAGGAACCCACCTTCAGGCGACGGGCATCACGTCACCTACCGGTTCATGAACGCGACCGAACTGGCAGAGCGCGAAGCCAGGCAGAACGCTTATGAGGCCATGCTGGCCCGGCAGGATGCGTTTGAGCGCAGTCGGCAGGCCGCTGTCAAAAAAGACGAGGCGGTCCGGGCCGGATGCGTTTTCGCGAAGTCTTGCAAGCTGCCGGACGCGATCATTGATTACTCTAATCCCTCCGGGATGGTGCCGACCGACAGCCTGAGGGATTACGGCGAATTCGCCTTGCTCGGTACCCGTGGGGCCGATGATGCCGGGCTGCAAAATCTGCAAACCATCAGCGGCAATACCGTTTCACTCGGCCTTGGGCGCCTTGCTCTTCGCAGCCCGACACTCGCCACGCCAACGGTAGGTCTCGGAGCAGCCATCGGCGCTACCGGTGCCGCACTCATGACCGGCATGGTCGCTTTGCTCTGGACGCCCAGCCTGGGTGACAGCGCTCTCTACACCGAAGAACAATTGCGCGTCCTCAAACAGGCCCGCACCCGTGTTCGCCTGCGCATCGAGCAACAAACCAACGGCGCGCTCAAAGGTTATGCCTTCTACACCGGCAAGAATCGCGAATGGGAAATGGTCGATGTCGTGAAGCTGGAAACTCGCGACAGCCAGTACGTCGCCAATCTGGGTGACGGCGTCGAGCTGATCTGGACACCCGCCGCAGACGGCTCCGACATCCTTGGCATTCCTGCTCTGGAAGCCGCCCCGCAGGCACCGCATATCTGGGTTTACCCGCCAACGAAAGCGGCGAACGACATCCTTATTAATCCGGTTTACCCACCGGAGTACAAGGATTTCATCCTGGTGTTTCCGGAGAGTTCGGGGGTAAGGCCGGTTTATATTGTGGTGAGTCTTTCTGATCACAAATATCATCCGGTACCCAAAGGATTAAGTGCGTTTCCCGACGCAACACCAGCAAAACAGAAGACCAGGGTCAAAGGACGAGGTACTCGTATGCGTTGGAAAACCAAGGATGGGCTGATTCTGGAATGGGATTATCAACATGGAGCTGTAGAGATGTACGACAAACGCGGTCGGCATCTGGGCGAATTCGATGCTGACACTGGTGAGCAGAACAAACCGGCCGATCCAAAAAGAAGGATAGAACCATGACTCACGTAATTTATGCGTTTGATCGTTCCACCGAAGCTCTGATTTTCGAAGTGCCTATCTCGGCAGAGAATATCGAGCAGCTGCGAGTCATCATGAAATGGAATGACGCAGAAGACGAACTCTACGGTTACGATCTTGATTTTCAGCAGCTAGCACAATTGGAAACGTTAACCGGAAAATCTTTCTACGATCCTCAATACGATTACCAACTCGCCAGCTATGGAAATTAAAAGTTCAGGGCCGCTCAGCGAAGGCACGAGAACAGTAGATCTATGATCTATCTAATCGAGGCATTTGATAGAGGAAGCGGTTTCCTGGCATTTGAAATAGAACTCCCAAGTGGATCAGACCAGACGATAAAAACCATCATGGGTTGGACGGAGGAGCAGGAAGGATGGGAGGGATACGATCTCTCGCACGGACAGCTTGGAGCCTTGGAAAGGCTATTGGGGAAGGAAATTTATAACCCTGCTTATAAATTTCAGCTCAGCTGCAATGTGTAACCGATGGTTCTGACGCCGGTAAATGCAGTCGCCAAACAAGTAACCTACAGCGCTAAAAATTCGCGTTTGCCGGGTTTGGGGCAGCTTCGCTGCCCATCGGGGATAAATCCCCTCACCACAATTTAATGTGTTGCTGCTGGGTGGGTGTCTGGATTCTAAATTGAGTTGATGCCACCAATCGCCAGCAGGCTGGCTCCCACAAATCCAGCATCATCCTGAAAACAATCAGTGCAAGCCGCGCCACCTCCCGCTATTAATACCCCTCCCCCACTCAAGGATCCGAGCCCTGCCATGAAATTCGATCTCGCCTACTGCCTCAGCCTCGACGACAAGTTGTCGATCTATGACGTTCGCGATCTCAATTTTGATGAGACGGTGGCGTTCGACTCGGCCAAGGAGCATTTCCAGTGCCCCAACGATGCCTGTCGCTCGGCGTTCGATGCATCTAACGAGTTGGGTACGTTCAACGCCAAGAACGTGAATTACGTGCGCACGCCGCACTTCAAGAACTTGCCCACGACGCAACATGTGGCGGGTTGTCCCTATGTGAGTTTGAAGGCTTCGGCGTCTGGCGTTGAGACGGCGGATGGCGAAACGGATGACGGGCGGGAGGAGCATTTCCCATCAGAGTTGTTGCTGACGCGGCGTGCGTATGTGCGCAAGCCTGCTGCGCCCGCGGGGGCGGCGGATGTGTTGCGGGATGATCCGGTTCGGGCGGCGGCGGACATTGGTAGAGAGTCGCCGGGGCGTGAGACGGCTCCGGACAAGACCAGTGTGTTTGCGCATCCGGTGGAGTGTTTTGTGTCGAACTTCGCCGACAAGGAGTTGCTCAAGCGCATGCCGTTGAAGATCGGCGAGCACACAGCGCCTTATGGCTCGTTCTTCAAGAAGATTGAGTATCTGACGGACAACAAGGGGCTGATTTACTGGGGCAAGATCAAGGAGATCAAGGATTACACCCAGAGTTTTCGCATCGACTTCGAGCAGAAGGTCTGGTTCAAGCAGGCAGATGAGGCGAAGAAGAAGCCTTATTCGGTGAACGTGTACTTGAGCAAGAAGCTGATCGACAACTACCGCAAGCGCAAGGCGTTTCTGGAAGAGATCAAGCACGCGATCGACAGTGACAAGGAGTTGTTCTGTTTCTTCTATGGCGTGACGCCGGAGTTGAAGCAGGTGCCGAGCAAAAAGAACCCCGAACAGACGTTCGGGGTGTTCAGTGCCAACATCGAGAACCTGGATCACTTCATTGTGCGGGAAGCGCCGGGGTTGGCGTGACGGTTAGTCTTTGGGCAGTTGCAGTTCGACCGCGCCCGGATGTTGTTTGACGACGGAGTACGGCAGGATCGACCATTCGGGCTCATCGCAACCGCGTTGTACGCGAGGGAAATATGGCCCGAGATAAATACCCTTCGCGGTGAAGTACCAATTGGAAACGACCCAGACGTTTTCATCGGTATAGTCGCAACTGTCCTCATCACCTTCGGCCGGTTTCTTCATTTCGTTGGGATACAGCGAGGTGAATTGGTTTATCAACCATTGCACAAACACGTCTCTCTGGCTGCCATCGCCGGCTCCGGCCGAAGAGCCTTCGTGCCCGACTCCAAGCACGTCTTCCAGCTTTATTGCTTCGCCAGTATGAACATTGAGATTGATCGGTGAGTTGCCGACATCAGGGTGCGCGCCGCCGCAATCGTAACCGGTGTTGATATTCAGGCTGACTACGTCGGACGACAGGAAAGTGGGCGCGACGCTTTGCCATAGCTCGGCGTTTTCTCCACCTTGCAGCATGCAAGCGTGATAACTGACGACCTCACTCCAAAGTCGTCCCAGCAATTGTTGATTGATCCGCTGTTGCTCTTCTTTCGTGTAGCCAGACTCGACACTGAACAACGAAACCTTCGACTCAGGCTCCGTCCACCATTGCAGGTCGTAGCCCATGAAGGTTTCTTTTTTCTCCGGCTTGAGCTTGAGCCCCTGTAAGCGCAAATACTCGTAGGGATCGTCCTTCGGCAACGTGGCAATAAAGGGCAGCGTTGTAGCAGTTGGCGCAGGAAGTTTGGCTTCGGTCAGTTGCACCGGCAGCTTCTTACCCTTGGGATTTTGCCATTCGCCCTGCCAACCGTTGGCGGTGGTTTTCAGCTTCAGAGTCGGCAGCGGTTTGTCGTCGCCATAGCGGTTGTTGCCTTCAACCAGGCTCAACGTGCTGTCTTGCAGCGAACCGCTGAGTTCCAGGTCGCGGTGATACTTCTCATAGAAGTAGCGACCGGTGACTTCGTCCTGCTGCGTGGTGTTGAGCTCAACCACAATCGGCATCTTGCCCAGCGTACCGGTGAACACGCGCCGGCCGTCTTCAGCATGGGCAGTGGAAATCAGTGTGAACAGCGCCGCAGCGTATGGCGCCAGGCGCAGCAGTCCCTTGAGCATGGATCGATCCCTGAATGAATGAGGCTGTGGAGTATGCAGAGGATGCGTGCAGGAATCGAGGCTCTACTTAAGCAGCATGCCCAGCATGACGACGATCAGCAGAGCGATGTACACCCACGCATGCACCCGATCCGCTATCCGCCCGATCCACGGCGTGGCTAACCGAATCCCGACCAACGATCCCAGCGTCAGCACCGCGAACGCCAGCAAATCCACATACCCGACAAACCACGCCCCCAGCTCTGCCTGACTGAACCTGGCCAGCGCCATGTACGTCAGCGTCCCGGCCACTGCCACCGGCACGCTCAACGGGTTAGCCATGGACGTGGCTTGCGACATGCTCAATCCACAACGGCGCAGAAGCGGTACGGTCATGACGCTTCCTCCTACGCCGAGAAACGTGGCGATGGCGCCGATGCCTACACCGCCGCCGGACGTTTCTGTCCTGCTGAGTCGGCGCGGGATGACGCCTTCGTTGCGGGTGAGAAAGCCGCGTCTGAGCAGGCAGTCGATGATGGTCACGCCGAGGTAGGCGATGAAGGCGTAGCGAATGACCTCGCCGCTGACCCACACCGCCGCGATCGCTCCGAGGATCGCACCGAAGGCGATGAAGCTGCCGAGCGGCCACAAATAATGGCGGATCAGGTTGCCGGCGCGGCGGTGTTTGTCGGTGGCGATCAGGGCGTTGACGATCATCACGCAGGTCGAGGTGGCGACGGCGATGTGCATCGCCGACTGGCCGATGGGGTCGTCGGCGCCGTGGCTGGCGCTGAGCAGGCGATACAGCAGCGGCACGACGACGAAGCCGCCGCCGAAGCCGAACAGGACGGCGGTGATGCCGGTCAGGCAGCCGAACAGGGTCAGCAGAATGTAGAACATGGCGCGTTATCCGATGAGGGCGAGCGGCCGACGATAGAGCCACGCGGCTTGGCCTGCTTCAGCAACTCAGCCAATAATGTTTGCGTTTACGCCAACTACCGGAAAACGCTTGATGCGCAATGTTTCGATCAATCTGCTGGATCACACGCCGCGCCCGGTGGTGGCGATTGGTACGGATTATTCCCACGGTCAGCTGTTGCCATTTCATACGCATCGGCGGGCGCAATTGTTGTATGGCGCGACCGGAGTGATGCAGGTCCGCACTCATGACGGCAACTGGGTGGTGCCGCCACAGCGGGCGGTGTGGGTTCCGCCGGGGGTGGCGCATGAGGTGTTGATGCTGGGGGTGAGCACGCGCAGCGTGTACATCGAGCCGGGGACGGTGGACTTGGGACCGCGTTGCCAGGTGATCAGTGTTTCGCCGTTGATGCGGCACCTGTTGATGGAAGCGGTGGAGGTGCCGCTGGCCTATGAGCTCGAGGGTCGCGATGGCGTGCTGATCGAGCTGTTGCTGCATGAACTGGCGCGCAGCGCGCCCCTGCCCCTGCACATTCCGCTGCCGTCTGACGGAAAACTCCTGGCGTTGTGTCAGAACTTTCTGCGTCAGCCGAACGCGCATCAGTCGCCGCAACACTGGGCCGAGCAGTTGCACATAAGCTTGCGTACCTTCAACAGATTGTTTCGGCAACAGACCGGATTGAGCTTCAGCCAATGGCGGCAACAGGCTTGCGTGGTGCTGGCACTGGCACGGCTGGCAGCCGGTGAAGCGGTGACGCGGATCGCCCTGGACTTCGGTTATGAGAGCCCGGCAGCGTTCTCGACGATGTTCCGGCGCATGCTCGGTCAGGCACCGTCCGTCTGGTTGGAGGCGGCGAACTAGGGCAAATCAAAAAATGCGTTTGATCCCGGCCGAAAACAACTGTACAAAAACACAGTACATTTTCAATCAGCACTCTTGAGCCCGGAGCACACCATGGCCTCTCTTGCGATGAACCACATCCTCGAACGCATTGCCCTTTTCCAGTTCACCCCGACGCACTGCGTCCAGGCCCGAGCAATGCTGGGCTGGAGCGTGGAACAGCTGTCGCGCGAGGCGGAGGTCGCAGCGGACGACATCCAGCGGTTTGAAGCGCAGCAGGACGTGGCGGATGCAGCGCGATTGGCGTTGGCGTATCGGTTTGAGGCACAGGGGTTGGTGTTCTTTCCGGGGTTTGCGCCGGGGCGCAGTGCGAGTATGGGCGTGCCATCGAAATCGGTGGGGCGTGGGGATTATGCAATGGCTGATTAAGGACCTGTGGCGAGGGGATTTATCCCCGTTGGACTGCGCAGCAGACCCCTTGTCCTGATTGAACAGAGGGGGCCGCATCGCGACCCAACGGGGATAAATGCCCTCGCCACAAATCAATATCAGCTTGCGTCAGGCGTTCTGCGCCACACCCTCACTCTCCCCTTCAACCGCCAACCACCACGCTTCGCCACGATGCGGTTGAGCAATATTGAACGCGTCACCCATCTGCGGCGTGGTAATCGAAACACTGCGCTCCCACGCCAGCGCCAGAATCCGGTCAAACGGTTCATGCCAGGCGTGCATCGCCAAATCGAAGGTGCCGTTGTGGATCGGGAAGAGCCAGCGGCCCTTGAGGTCGAGGTGGGCTTGCAGGGTTTCTTCCGGTTGCATGTGCACGTGCGGCCATTCGACGTTGTAGGCGCCGGTTTCCATCAGGGTCAGGTCGAACGGGCCGTATTGTTCGCCGATGCGTTTGAAGCCGTCGAAGTAGCCGCTGTCGCCGCTGAAGAAGATCCGCGTGTCGCCGTCGATCATCACCCACGAGGCCCACAGGGTGCTGTTGCTGTCGAACAGGCCACGGCCGGAGAAGTGTTGCGACGGCGTGGCGATGAAGCGGATACCGGCGATTTCGGTGCCCTGCCACCAGTCGAACTGACGGATTTTGTTGGCGTCGATGCCCCATTTGATCAGGGTATCGCCGACGCCCAACGGAGTCAGGAACAGGTTGGTCTTGGCCGCCAGCCGCAGTACCGCCGCGTAGTCGAGGTGGTCGTAGTGGTTGTGCGACAGGATCACCGCTTCAATCGGCGGTAATTCGTTGATGCTGATCGGTGGCTGGTGGAATCGCTTGGGGCCGGCCCATTGCACGGGCGATGCGCGTTCGGCGAACACCGGGTCGGTGATCCAGAATTTGTCCTGCAGTTTCAGCAACAGGGTCGAATGACCGAGGCGAAACACGCTGTGGTTGGGCGCTGCCAGGAGGTCGTCGCGGGTCAACGGTTGTACCGGGATAGCGGCGGCGGGTCGGGTATTGCGCGGTTTGTGGAAGATCATGTTCCACATGATGCGCAGCATTTTGCGAAAGCCTTCGCGGCGCACCGGCGCATGGTTGCGGAACAGCCCTTGATCCTGTCGAGAGGCTTCAGGCGTGGAAATTTTATCCGGGAGGGAAACTGGATTGGCCATGACTGAAATGACTCCAGAAAAACCGCGCAATTCACGATTTTTCGCGGTGGGACGATAAATGGCCAGAGCTGCACGCATAGGCCGAACTGCTGTTTTTTAGGTCGCGAGGATTAACGCAACATTACACTGGTCGGTGTAGTTTCTAGGTTGCATGAAAGCGCATGACAAGTAAACTTCCAAGTGTAATTTCCATTTTTCCTGCCGAAGCTTACTTATGACAGCTCCACAGCGCCTCACTGACCGCAAACGCGAAGCCATTATCCAGGCGGCCATTGCCGAATTCCGTGCCAACGGTTTCGAGATCACCAGCATGGACAAGATCGCGGCCACCGCCGGGGTGTCGAAGCGCACGGTGTACAACCATTTCCCCAGCAAGGAAGAGCTGTTCGCCGAAATTCTCAACCAACTCTGGGCACGCATCACCGCCGAGCAGACCGTGACCTACAGCGCCGATCAGCCGCTGCGTGAGCAACTGCAACAGATGCTGGGGGCAAAATTGCAGATGATGGCCGATGACAACTTTCTCAGTCTGGCCCGCGTGGCGATTGCTGCCACCATCCACTCCCCGGAGCGCGCACAAGATATGGTGGCGCGCATGGGCGAGCGCGAAGAAGGCCTGACCGTGTGGATTCGCGCCGCTCAGGCGGACGGTCGGCTAAAACCCGTGGACGCGACATTCGCCGGGCAGCAGCTGCAAGGGCTGCTGAAGTCGTTCGGCTTCTGGCCGCAGATTTCCATGGGCCTGCCGCCATTGGATGCCGCCACCCAAAAAGCCGTGGCCGAATCGGCACTGGAGATGTTTCTGGCGCGTTACCAGCTCTAAACCGTGCCTCTGCGCGCGATCCGTCGATTAAATGGCTCGGAAGGACACTGATTATTCGCGCTGGAATAAATGACAATGTCCGACAATTGACCGACGAATGGTCTACCTGAAAAAAATACGGCAAAGTATTTCAGGATGAATCTGGCGCAGGACATCATGGAAAACCCACGCGGCAAAGGCTTGTCATTCGCCAGACGCATCTATCTGCCTAGGACTATTGGTCTGGGCGTCGGCTTTTTCAGCGTCGCGGCAGCGCTGTATCCGTTGAACATGCCGGCATGGCTCTGGGCGCTGCTGGTGTTCAACGGATTTGTCTGGCCGCATCTGGCTTATCAGGTATCAACCCGCGCAACCTTCCCCTACCGCGCCGAGCGTCGCAATCTGTTGTACGACTCGTTATGCGGCGGCTTCTGGACCGCGTGTTTTCAGTTCAATCCGCTGACCAGCGTGACCATCCTGTCGATGATGACCATGAACAACGTCGCCGCCGGTGGCCGACGCCTGTTCCTGCTCGGCGCCGTCGCGCAGTGCGTCGGTGTACTGTTGGGCGGCTCGATCTTCGGCTTCAAATTCAGTCCGACCATGACTCAAATTGAAGCCTGGGCCTGCCTGCCGATGCTGACCCTGTATCCACTGGCCTTGGGCATGGTCTGTTACCAACTGGCGATCAAACTCGCGCAGCACAAACGCACGCTGCGCGACCTGAGCCGCACCGACAGCCTCACCGGACTACTCAACCACGGCGCCTGGAAGGATCAGCTGCACGCCAGATTCGAGCTGTGCCGGCAAAATCACACCCAGGACATTCTGGCGCTGATCGACATCGACCACTTCAAGTCCATCAACGACAACTATGGCCACATCATCGGCGATGCGGTACTGAGCCAACTGAGCGGCGAACTCAAAGGCATGGTGAGCAAAAGCGAACGGGCCGGCCGCTACGGCGGCGACGAGTTTTGCCTGATCCTGCCCGACCAGCCACTGAAAAAAGCCGAACTGCAAATGGAACGATTGCGTCAGGCGCTGGATCAATACCGTCACCCGGATGTGCCGGAACTGCGGGTCAGCCTGAGTATCGGTCTGGCGCGGTTTCAGCCGTCGTACCGCGACGCACTGGCCTGGCTGGATGACGCTGACAAAGCGCTGTACACCGCCAAACACACGGGACGCAACACGATCAGCGTGGCGCTGAGCCAGCCGCGCACCAACGACGCCAACTCCATCAGTCTTTGAAAACACCGGTAGTCATGCTGATACGCATTTTCTTGTACAACGACAAACAGTTTGTATAAGATCGCCTCGTCAGCCTGGATGCTGGCACTTTGCAGTCAATGACAAGTGCTCACCCGGCATTTGCTCTGCCAGCGCGGAAACAGGGACAAAAACCTCGTCTTTCCCTACTTCCAGGTACTGCCCCTATGTTTTTCAAACGCCATCAGTCCGCCCTCAACGACCTTCAACACACCATCACCGAACAGAACGGCCTGCTCGAAGCCATCGACCGCTCCATGGCCGTGATCGAGTTCGACCTCGATGGCGTGGTGTTGACGGCCAACGACAACTTCCTGAAAACCACGGGCTACCGCGCTGATCAGGTGATCGGCCAGCCTCATCGTCTGTTCTGCACCCCGGAGTTTGGCCGCAGCGCGCAATACACCGAGTTGTGGTCGCGTCTGAAAAACGGCCAGTTCCAGTCCGGCACGTTCGAGCGGGTCAACAGCCAGGGCCAGCCGATCTGGCTGGAAGCCAACTACAACCCGATCAAGGATGCGTCGGGGCGTGTGGTGAAAGTGGTCAAGTACGCCATGGACGTGACGACCAAGGTTCAGCAGGAAAGCGAGGCCAACGCCAAGCTGCAGGCGATCGACCGGGCGATGGCGGTGATCGAATTCGACCTCGACGGCGGCATTCTCACGGCCAACAAGAATTTTCTGACACGCATGGGTTACACGCTCGCTGAACTCAAGGGTAAACATCATCGTTTGTTCTGCCGCGCGGATCTG encodes:
- a CDS encoding DUF4062 domain-containing protein, which encodes MAKPRIFISSTYFDLKNVRADLERFVKSQGYDPILNERGHIPYGNKEKLEEYCYKEIQLSDILISIIGGRFGSQSKSDSHSISNTELRVAIELGKQVYIFIDKNVHSEFRTYERNKEHKEISYASVDDRRIFNFIEEIQSLPINNPIANFETSSDITEYLKEQWAGLFQRLLTEHSKQREITALDEIKSTSKTLNQLVNFLIEERKNGDQAFKEILLANHPAFSEIRSQLGITYRVFFCNKKELDELLKARSFISVPSEYWDEPEYCEWINSKTSPNQLLKISKSLFDDENKLKILTPDQWNESLVKIVDHIPPDEDDESDIPF
- a CDS encoding HNH endonuclease, coding for MDTSKEKTGWSDEELEASVDAYLKMLTLEQQNQPFKKADENRLLREGPLNKRSASSVEYRMQNISAVMEQLGQQRITGYVSAKNLGSGVSKRIKEFLAKKGIHALRKGEQRAITFTPLQLVEVNAPQKNEVPVGVLNPKETTSTVVRLARAQSVKKWVLQHSRGICEGCGQTAPFVSANGRPFLEVHHVKHLIDGGTDRICNTVALCPNCHRRCHHSSDKKEFTAEFYKKVERLRPE
- a CDS encoding S-type pyocin domain-containing protein, yielding MAGKKDIPRVRNPPSGDGHHVTYRFMNATELAEREARQNAYEAMLARQDAFERSRQAAVKKDEAVRAGCVFAKSCKLPDAIIDYSNPSGMVPTDSLRDYGEFALLGTRGADDAGLQNLQTISGNTVSLGLGRLALRSPTLATPTVGLGAAIGATGAALMTGMVALLWTPSLGDSALYTEEQLRVLKQARTRVRLRIEQQTNGALKGYAFYTGKNREWEMVDVVKLETRDSQYVANLGDGVELIWTPAADGSDILGIPALEAAPQAPHIWVYPPTKAANDILINPVYPPEYKDFILVFPESSGVRPVYIVVSLSDHKYHPVPKGLSAFPDATPAKQKTRVKGRGTRMRWKTKDGLILEWDYQHGAVEMYDKRGRHLGEFDADTGEQNKPADPKRRIEP
- a CDS encoding DUF7683 domain-containing protein, giving the protein MTHVIYAFDRSTEALIFEVPISAENIEQLRVIMKWNDAEDELYGYDLDFQQLAQLETLTGKSFYDPQYDYQLASYGN
- a CDS encoding DUF7683 domain-containing protein, which translates into the protein MIYLIEAFDRGSGFLAFEIELPSGSDQTIKTIMGWTEEQEGWEGYDLSHGQLGALERLLGKEIYNPAYKFQLSCNV
- a CDS encoding sulfite exporter TauE/SafE family protein is translated as MFYILLTLFGCLTGITAVLFGFGGGFVVVPLLYRLLSASHGADDPIGQSAMHIAVATSTCVMIVNALIATDKHRRAGNLIRHYLWPLGSFIAFGAILGAIAAVWVSGEVIRYAFIAYLGVTIIDCLLRRGFLTRNEGVIPRRLSRTETSGGGVGIGAIATFLGVGGSVMTVPLLRRCGLSMSQATSMANPLSVPVAVAGTLTYMALARFSQAELGAWFVGYVDLLAFAVLTLGSLVGIRLATPWIGRIADRVHAWVYIALLIVVMLGMLLK
- a CDS encoding AraC family transcriptional regulator; this translates as MRNVSINLLDHTPRPVVAIGTDYSHGQLLPFHTHRRAQLLYGATGVMQVRTHDGNWVVPPQRAVWVPPGVAHEVLMLGVSTRSVYIEPGTVDLGPRCQVISVSPLMRHLLMEAVEVPLAYELEGRDGVLIELLLHELARSAPLPLHIPLPSDGKLLALCQNFLRQPNAHQSPQHWAEQLHISLRTFNRLFRQQTGLSFSQWRQQACVVLALARLAAGEAVTRIALDFGYESPAAFSTMFRRMLGQAPSVWLEAAN
- a CDS encoding XRE family transcriptional regulator translates to MASLAMNHILERIALFQFTPTHCVQARAMLGWSVEQLSREAEVAADDIQRFEAQQDVADAARLALAYRFEAQGLVFFPGFAPGRSASMGVPSKSVGRGDYAMAD
- a CDS encoding MBL fold metallo-hydrolase, with the translated sequence MANPVSLPDKISTPEASRQDQGLFRNHAPVRREGFRKMLRIMWNMIFHKPRNTRPAAAIPVQPLTRDDLLAAPNHSVFRLGHSTLLLKLQDKFWITDPVFAERASPVQWAGPKRFHQPPISINELPPIEAVILSHNHYDHLDYAAVLRLAAKTNLFLTPLGVGDTLIKWGIDANKIRQFDWWQGTEIAGIRFIATPSQHFSGRGLFDSNSTLWASWVMIDGDTRIFFSGDSGYFDGFKRIGEQYGPFDLTLMETGAYNVEWPHVHMQPEETLQAHLDLKGRWLFPIHNGTFDLAMHAWHEPFDRILALAWERSVSITTPQMGDAFNIAQPHRGEAWWLAVEGESEGVAQNA